GAAGACTTGTCTCTTCCACATGCATTGAAGGCCATTGCCGAAAAACCACAGGGACTGTTCCTCGTAACAGGGCCAACGGGCAGCGGGAAGTCGACCACACTCGCTTCCATCGTCGATTACATGAACCGGAAGATGAGGAAGCATATCATCACCCTGGAAGACCCAATCGAGTACCTGCATAAACACGGTGCATCGATCATCGATCAGCGGGAAGTGGGATTTGATACAAGATCATTCTCAAAAGGATTGAGAAGTGCCCTGAGGCAGGATCCGGATATCATTCTTGTAGGAGAGATGCGTGACTTGGAGACCATCCATACGGCCATCACGGCAGCGGAAACCGGTCATCTTGTACTAGCGACCCTTCACACATCCAGTGCACCTGCCACCATTGAGCGGATCGTAGACGTCTTCCCTCCGGAGCAGCAGTCACAAATCCGCGTTCAGTTGGCCTCGGTCCTTGTCGGAATCCTTTCCCAAAGGCTATTTGCCACAGTGGATAAAAAGGGGAGAAGGGCCGCGACGGAGCTCCTGATGAACAATGCGGCGATCGCCAATCTGATCCGTTCTGAAAAGGTCCATCAGATTCAAAATGTCATGCAGACGTCTAAAAGTTCAGGTATGCACATCATGAGCGACAGTGTGATGAGACTATATGAGAGTGGCATCATATCAAAGGAAATGGCGTTTCCTTACAGCAGAGAGGAGATTCCTCAATAGATGGGACGGTATAAGTACACAGGCAGGGACCAAAAAGGGAAGAAATCAGGGATTGTCACGGCTTCATCGAAGAAGGATGCACTCATTCAGTTGAAAAAGCAGGAAGTAAGGGTCATAGATATCCTGGAGATGCCGGAAACCCTTATGACGAAAGACATCACGATCGGTAATCCGGTTAAATTGCAGCATCTTGTCATATTTCTGAGACAGTTTGCCACGCTGCTGCAAGCTGGCGTCACGGTCGTGGATGCCACTCATATTCTGTCCGAGCAGACAGAGAGCAAGGCACTCGGTAAAGCCTTAAAGGAGATCGAGGATGAACTCAGGGACGGGAATCCGTTGTCGGAAGCCTTTTCCCGGCATAAGAAAATTTTCGAACCGCTCTTGATCAATATGCTGAAGGCCGGTGAAGCATCAGGGAGCCTGGATGAGACGTTGGAAGGACTTGCGACCCATTATGAAAAGCAGCATATCACGAAACAGAAAATCATATCGGCTCTTGCATATCCGATGGTTGTCGGCGTCATCGCAATCGGTGTCGTGATTTTCCTTCTCGCTGCCGTCGTACCTACATTTGTGAATATGTTGAACGATTTCGGCGGGGAACTGCCGGCCATCACACAGTTTGTCATTGCATCAAGTGACTTCATGCAAAAGTTCTGGTACATCATCATTATGTTCTTTGTATTCATTGCGATCACCTTGGCCATGTTAAGAAAAGACAAGCGCTCCAAATATTACTTAGACTATGCCGTCCTAAGGATTCCGATCTTCGGAAAGATGCTGCAAAAAGCGGTCCTGGCGAGGATGACGAGAACGTTAAGTTCCTTGTTTTCAAGCTCAGTCCCCATCTTACAGGCGTTGGCCATCGTGGAAAAAGTGGTGGAGAACGAAGTGGTGGCACGGGTGATCGGCGAATCACGGAGGTCTTTGGAGAAAGGGACCTCCCTTACGGACCCGATGAAGAGGCATTGGGCTTTCCCTCCACTGGTGACACAGATGATTGCCATCGGGGAAGAAACAGGTTCCCTGGACTCGATGCTTGCAAAGGTTGCGGACTTCTATGAAAAGGAAGTGGAAAGCGCAACGGATCGTCTGAAGTCATTAATCGAACCACTCATGATCGTCATGCTGGCAGGTTTAGTCGGGACCATCGTGACATCGATCCTTGTCCCGATGTTCGAAATCTTCAACAGTGTTCAAAACTATTAGAAAATACCTAGTATTTTACAAAAAACTTGATTTTTTTGTCGGTTGGTTGTTGTATACTAGTACTAGATTACTAGTTTTTGCAAAAAGATCATTAAACAGGAGGAATTACCATGTTAAAGAAAATCGGTCAAAGATTGAAAAATGAGCGCGGATTGACGCTTATCGAATTACTTGCGGTTGTTGTTATTTTAGGGATCATCGCAGCGATTGCGATTCCTAGTATTGGCGGGTTGATTAATAACTCGAAGAAAGACGCTCATATTGCGAATGCTCAGCAGATGGTGAGTGGAGCTAGGTTGGCGATTACTGCTGATCAAGCTACTGTAGGTTCTATTAAGATGGAAGAACTTATTGATAAAGGATATTTAGAAGAGTTTGAAAACCCTTCAGATTCAAAGGGATACAACCAAAAGACGAGTGTTGTTACGATTACTAAAGATGCAGATACAGGTAACTATTCTTATGTGGTTACTCTTATTGGGAAATCGAGTTCTACTGAGCATATTAACGGTGACCCGGACAAAGTAAAGCGTGACGATGTAAAATTATAATATGCTTCAAGTATTACTTTTCCTCTACGGTCTCCTCCTAGGCTCCTTCTACAACGTAGTCGGCCTAAGGATACCGCTCAAAAAATCAATCGTCAAACCGAGATCAGCCTGTCCTTACTGCCGGCACACGCTGACGGCCAGGGAACTGATCCCGGTAGTTTCATATATTATACAAGGAGGAAAATGCGCTCGGTGTAAGGGGCGCATTTCTCCTCTTTATCCTTTAATGGAATTATCCACCGGACTACTATTCTTACTTTCTTATACGTTAATGGGCTTACAGACGGAGCTGATTGTCGCTCTCACCCTTGTTTCCCTTTTCATGATCATCACCGTCAGTGACCTGAAGTATATGGTCATCCCCGATAAAGTGCTGCTGTTTTTTTCGGGATTGTTTATCATCGAACGTATATTCATCCCGTTGAATCCCTGGTGGGACAGCATAGCGGGTGCACTGACAGGCTTTTGCCTGCTTCTCCTGATTGCCATCATCAGCAAAGGGGGAATGGGAGGCGGCGATATAAAATTATTCGCTGTCATCGGCTATGTCGTGGGAGTCAAGGTGATGCTGTTTTCCTTTTTCCTAGCCACGCTTTTGGGGGCGGTGGCAGGTATTACCGGCCTGATTCTAGGTGTTTTCAAAAAAGGACAGCCCATCGCGTTCGGTCCGTATATCGTATTGGGCACACTCGTCGCATACTTCTTTCATCAGCCAATCCTGTATTGGTATTTTTCTTTATACAGCTAAAAGGGGTTATTCAAGATGTTATCACGTCTCTTCAATAAGAATAAAAATAAAATCAATATCGTCATCAGTGATCAATGGATTCGTTTTGTTGAATTGAAATCAGTTTCTCCTTTACATATCCATGATTTTGGAGAGATGCGTATAGCAGACGGGATGATTTCCGATGGCAAAATCATTGAAAAAGAGGCGTTTCAAGCCCTTTTGGATGAGTGTGTCCTAGATTGGGGCCTGAAAAAGAGGGAAGTCCAATTCATCGTCCCGAACACACAGATGATCATCAGGAAGATGGCGATTTCACCTGATATTGAAGACGATGAGGTAAAGAGTCACTTATTCCTTGAAATCGGGACAAGTATCCATCTACCTTTTGAGAATCCTGTTTTTGACGTAGTGGTGGTTGGGAATAAAGGGGACAAGAAAGAAATCATCCTGGTTGCTGCACCTGAAGACATTGTCATGGAATATCAACAGATGCTGACAGATGCCCATTTAAAGCCCGTTGTAGCGGATATCAGTCCACTTGCCTACTACCGTTACATCCATTCATTGGACCTTACTCATAGTGAAAACCATGAAATGCTCCTTTACTTTAATCCTTCCAATGTGACCGTATCCATCTTCCATGATCACCAGCCCGTCTTTTTCAGGCCGATCAGTTTAGGGGAGGAACGGGAAGTGGTGGATGAGCGAAGTGATCACGATGGGTTTCATTCCCTCCCATTTGATGACGTGATGAAAGAAATAGACAAAGTACTCAGCTTTTATCGATACACACTGACAAACGATGAAGCTGTGAT
The DNA window shown above is from Rossellomorea vietnamensis and carries:
- a CDS encoding type IV pilus twitching motility protein PilT, with the protein product MKEKVDYLLKSAYELGASDIHLTVGSPPIFRIHGDLKRYGKENLLPDHTALMAKAIISETMYPSFEEVGELDFSYGIPGVSRFRVNAFKQRSCVSLAIRVIPTSIPTMEDLSLPHALKAIAEKPQGLFLVTGPTGSGKSTTLASIVDYMNRKMRKHIITLEDPIEYLHKHGASIIDQREVGFDTRSFSKGLRSALRQDPDIILVGEMRDLETIHTAITAAETGHLVLATLHTSSAPATIERIVDVFPPEQQSQIRVQLASVLVGILSQRLFATVDKKGRRAATELLMNNAAIANLIRSEKVHQIQNVMQTSKSSGMHIMSDSVMRLYESGIISKEMAFPYSREEIPQ
- a CDS encoding type II secretion system F family protein — its product is MGRYKYTGRDQKGKKSGIVTASSKKDALIQLKKQEVRVIDILEMPETLMTKDITIGNPVKLQHLVIFLRQFATLLQAGVTVVDATHILSEQTESKALGKALKEIEDELRDGNPLSEAFSRHKKIFEPLLINMLKAGEASGSLDETLEGLATHYEKQHITKQKIISALAYPMVVGVIAIGVVIFLLAAVVPTFVNMLNDFGGELPAITQFVIASSDFMQKFWYIIIMFFVFIAITLAMLRKDKRSKYYLDYAVLRIPIFGKMLQKAVLARMTRTLSSLFSSSVPILQALAIVEKVVENEVVARVIGESRRSLEKGTSLTDPMKRHWAFPPLVTQMIAIGEETGSLDSMLAKVADFYEKEVESATDRLKSLIEPLMIVMLAGLVGTIVTSILVPMFEIFNSVQNY
- a CDS encoding type II secretion system protein, producing the protein MLKKIGQRLKNERGLTLIELLAVVVILGIIAAIAIPSIGGLINNSKKDAHIANAQQMVSGARLAITADQATVGSIKMEELIDKGYLEEFENPSDSKGYNQKTSVVTITKDADTGNYSYVVTLIGKSSSTEHINGDPDKVKRDDVKL
- a CDS encoding prepilin peptidase, which produces MLQVLLFLYGLLLGSFYNVVGLRIPLKKSIVKPRSACPYCRHTLTARELIPVVSYIIQGGKCARCKGRISPLYPLMELSTGLLFLLSYTLMGLQTELIVALTLVSLFMIITVSDLKYMVIPDKVLLFFSGLFIIERIFIPLNPWWDSIAGALTGFCLLLLIAIISKGGMGGGDIKLFAVIGYVVGVKVMLFSFFLATLLGAVAGITGLILGVFKKGQPIAFGPYIVLGTLVAYFFHQPILYWYFSLYS
- the pilM gene encoding type IV pilus biogenesis protein PilM, with amino-acid sequence MLSRLFNKNKNKINIVISDQWIRFVELKSVSPLHIHDFGEMRIADGMISDGKIIEKEAFQALLDECVLDWGLKKREVQFIVPNTQMIIRKMAISPDIEDDEVKSHLFLEIGTSIHLPFENPVFDVVVVGNKGDKKEIILVAAPEDIVMEYQQMLTDAHLKPVVADISPLAYYRYIHSLDLTHSENHEMLLYFNPSNVTVSIFHDHQPVFFRPISLGEEREVVDERSDHDGFHSLPFDDVMKEIDKVLSFYRYTLTNDEAVINKVYVAGDHPRVGDIHTLLADRFEIDTIKVPSLARDPYTNEELPNEFLLSVGLGLKGVI